From a region of the Macrobrachium nipponense isolate FS-2020 chromosome 3, ASM1510439v2, whole genome shotgun sequence genome:
- the LOC135222200 gene encoding uncharacterized protein LOC135222200, which translates to MYLAKESIDVVCRRIGALRALKRHREDGREIVYVDETWFATRMSHNREWVDTAQPATSAKHSRQVPPGEGERFVVVAAGTANGFMCYPAKSTSGDYHGEMTGELFIRWLTTQLLPLLPEPSVLVLDNAPYHSQLLDECRCPTTATKKADLITWLQSRRIPAPDGATRPELLLICQQNRPKPQYIVDNIIREWGHEVVRLPPAHPELNAIEQVWACMKRHVRSSLQRFARADLQGRLEEAKLLATESIWGSAAKRSRAFEDGYWSMDNIQEPVGLIILNLDNDDEDIEDLYLDDDDDENE; encoded by the coding sequence ATGTATCTTGCAAAAGAGTCCATTGATGTGGTTTGCCGACGGATAGGGGCTCTCCGGGCTTTGAAGCGCCATCGAGAAGATGGAAGGGAGATAGTAtatgtcgatgagacgtggttCGCCACCAGAATGAGCCACAACAGAGAGTGGGTGGACACCGCACAACCTGCTACCAGTGCCAAGCATAGCCGACAGGTACCACCTGGCGAGGGAGAGCGCTTCGTGGTGGTAGCAGCTGGCACAGCAAATGGTTTTATGTGTTATCCTGCAAAGAGTACAAGTGGCGATTACCACGGGGAAATGACAGGCGAGCTGTTCATACGCTGGTTAACAACGCAGCTTCTACCATTGCTGCCTGAACCATCAGTGTTGGTGCTCGACAACGCACCTTATCACAGCCAGCTATTAgacgagtgtcggtgtcctaccaCGGCCACCAAGAAAGCAGACCTTATTACCTGGCTTCAGAGTCGCCGAATCCCTGCCCCAGATGGGGCCACAAGACCTGAGCTGTTGCTCATATGTCAACAGAACAGGCCAAAACCACAGTACATCGTGGACAACATAATTCGAGAGTGGGGCCACGAGGTGGTGCGTCTGCCACCTGCCCACCCAGAGCTCAATGCCATTGAGCAAGTATGGGCGTGTATGAAACGTCATGTGCGTTCATCTTTACAGCGATTCGCCCGGGCAGACTTGCAGGGAAGACTGGAGGAAGCCAAGCTTTTGGCCACTGAAAGTATTTGGGGGTCTGCAGCGAAACGATCTCGAGCCTTTGAGGATGGGTATTGGTCAATGGACAACATTCAAGAGCCTGTTGGACTTATTATTCTAAACTTAGACAACGATGACGAGGATATAGAGGACCTATACctggatgatgacgatgatgaaaatgaataa